The genomic stretch aagagaaATATCAATTGGAGTGGTTGAAGTTAGACTcaccaaataaataaaatcttcaGTATATTTATGTTGATGGAGAAAATATCCCTTGGGGTCAAAACAAACCTCAAGCCCTACAAATTAATGAAGATCCCATAGATATTTCATATGGAAAAAAAAAGCTAGAAGTTGTTGTTTAATCTGTTGGATCGCAACATGATCAGAATCAGTAATAATTATATGATCAACATATATAAGTAGAAGAAAAAAACTAGTCGAGGTGCGATTAATGAACATGGATGAGTCAAATTTACTTTGAGTAAAAGAAAAACCGAGTATAGTAGTCTAAGAATTTTCAAACCATTAGTGTAACACCCTGAGTAAAGTAGTAACTAGAATTACCATATTCTACTAACATTACACTCTTGTGTCGGATAAACGAGAAGAAAAACGGATTGAGGACTAATTGGTCTCGTGCAATATGTGAATATCAATACACTGGTTCATTCTATCCATGTCTACCTCGGGAGATGAAATAGCTACGTGGAACATCTCCCCATCGCTACCATTTTTCACATAAGCATGGACACGGGTCACTGACTTCCTACAAAACATCTTTCACCGGCCAACACTTTTCACATAAGCCTAGACACGGGTCACAGACTTCCTATTAAACTTTTCCATCAGGGTCAGATTCACGGTGTGGCCTACCTTCGTGACTAGGTTACTTTTTCTTCATTGGTGACACGTATAGGCATTTGCAGAGAGTCTTGACATTCAACATATGTATATACTCGATTTCATTCAAAACCAAGATCACCGATACTCACCGTTATAGGGTTACTCACATGATTTACACAATTCTATTGATCATTAACCAAGCATCACATACGTCAACAAGATTCATTATTTAATAAGTGTTATTACTTACCCTATAGAGGTTACATGGCAGTTcaaatatattaacaaaaaatataGCTTAAAATCATCATTTCACTTTACCATATGATACAACTTTCAATTCTTTTTCCAACACATTTGATTGCTCTCAATCAGAGTTACGAAACTCATTTTATGGTGGTCTCAGGgtgcgtaaccggttaccaaaaacACGAATTTGGTCACATGAGATTAATGCCTCATATTTTGGCCATCTTCTCGAATGGTAATCGATTACTGACAATGTGTAACTGGTTACGACCCTGTTCTGAACAAAAATTCACTTGAATTTCCTTATGTTTTTTCTTGCCCTAACCTAATGGAATTATGTACTGGCATAAGATAGAGATAATAAACATTTCAAATGGAGCATGCATCAATTCACATACAATTATCATGATCAACAAGCATGTTATGgcataaaatcaagcaaaaacatAATCAACATGATTCAAGACATAAACCCCCAACATGTCATAATGTGAAATTAAAGATATGGACTTAGGTTAAATGGTCGCTAATCTTCCTCTAATCTCCAATAATTCTACTAATCACATTAGGTAAAAGAGGGGTCTTACAATTCCTTTAGATCTTGTCGTATCCATATAGAGAGCATTTAAGCTTGCACACCCATTCAAATAAAAAGGTAACCCTGGAGGACAGGTCGTATAAATATCTTATGTTAAGTTTCCATGAGGAAATGTATTATTCACATTCATTTGAGTAAGTGGTCATCCTTAAGAAGCAGCAGTAGATAAAAATGGTTCGAATACTAGTTATTTTTGTGACACGTGTGAAagtctcatcataattcacaCCATACTCTTGTTTATTACCTAATGCAACCAATCGGGATTTGAAACAATTAAGACTACCATTTGAATTCGGATTTACCGAATACATCCATTTACTCCTAATAGGCTTAACACATGGAGGTCGAGGAAGAATGTTCCAagtcagtggcggagccagaataATTATAAAGCCCAGGCAAAAATTTAAAGTAAAGCCCATATATGGGCAACAACAATCCAACAGATACACACTTTCTATCATAAAATACAAATTTTCTACTTTTGACAACTTATTTTATGTTTGTGGTGATATTATGATGATATTGGCTTAATTGGAAATGTTAGAGCGAAATTCAGCATATTCATGGTATAACCCATTTACAATTTTTAGAAAATGATGCATTATAATTCACAGTTACATATCAATGCAAACCAAAGATAATAACAATGAACAAAATAAAACCTTACCTTTTTATAGACCCCGTAGCCGTAAAAACCTTCTCATAAACATATGAGCAGTATCAAAAAGTAACATCATTGATCAAAGAAGTTAACAGTTCACGAGTATTTAAACTGATTGAAAAGCGTGGaattgaaaacaaaaacaaacatactAATTTCTTAACACAAAGTTGTTTAGCATTATCAACAACTCTAGCGGCAATCTTTCTCAAATCAGAATCCACAATCTGTAAAACCTCAGCAACACCTGCATACACTTCAATCAATTACCAAAATCATTGATTCAATTACGAAAACATCGATAGCATCCTATAGAATCCCGCATGACCTAAAAAACTTCAAACTCCTTTGACATTCACCGGTGGTGGTAGCTTTTCAATGACTTCAACTTTTGCTTGATCAACTCCAATGCCTTTGGAAGAGACTTTATGACCAAGGACAATGCCCtcggtaaccatgaaattgcatttttcccgATTAAGcaccaagttggtttcaacacatcttttaAACACGGTATCCAAATTCTTCAAGCAAAGATCGAATGATgctccaaaaacggagaagtcatccatgaagactTCATTGTCTTTTCAATGAGGTCCGAAAAGATAGCTTACATACATATTTGGAAAGTGGACGGTGCATTGCACAATCCAAatggcattcgtctataagcaaaaattccaaagggacaagtgaacgccgttttctcttgatcttctagattgaccgaaatttggttgtGCCCGGAATAGCCATCTAAGAAACAATAGAACTCTTGACCCGACAATCTCTCCAACATTTGAtccatgaaaggtaaagggaaatgatctttcctagtagctcGATTAAGCTTTTGGTAGTCAATGCACATCCTTCATCCCGTAACCGTTCTTGTCGGAATCATCTCATTCTTCtcatttgtgatcacggtcattcTACCCTTCTTCGGTACCACTTGAACTggactcacccaagcactatcgGAAATATGATAAATCATTTCGGCTTCCAATAGCTTTACCACTTCCTTTCCAACAACCTATTTCATCGTAGGATTCAAACAACGTTGAGGTTGAGCAACCAATTTGAAATCCTCCTCCACCATGATTTTAAGCATACAATAAGTTAGACTAATCTCTTTTAgatcggaaagaacccatcctattgcttccttGTTATCTTTCAACACGTGAATTAACTTCTCTTCTTCCTTACTTGACAATGAACCACTAATTATCACCAGTTTCTTcccaccttcttcaagaaaagCATATTTCAAGTGGGATGGTAGCATTTTCAATTCTAACTTTGTATCATCAacctttggctcatctttcaactcttCCATCTTCGCCTCAAAAGGATTAATCTCTTCGGATacatcaagatctcgcaaacaTTCTTCAATCtcgttttcttcatcttcattaagaacttcaagagcttccgtCAATGTTTTCTCGAAAGGGTTGAACAAATGAACTTGACTTTGAACTTGCATAATAACTTCCTCCGTCgaatcaattctaaaacaatcacctTTATCCTTCGGATGTTTCATAGCTTCGAAGAGATCAAAACAAACTTCTTCATCTTGGAATCTCAACTTCATCAAGACATCGTCAATATCAATCATCATCCTTGCCGTTTTCATGAAAGGTCTTCCAAGTATCAAATGTGTATTAATATCCTCCTTCGTGTCAATCACGACAAAATCAACGGGAAACAAGAACTTATCAACCTTCACAATTAAATCTTCCGCAACTCCATAAGGACGAGTTGTGGACTTATCAGCTAGTTGTAATGTCATTCTTGTCGCTTTCAAGTAAAAAATGCCTAATCTCTTCACAATGGACAATGGAATGAGATTAATACTAGAAcccaaatcaacaaaacctattcCAACATGAATATCACCGATGGTAACCGGCAAAGTGACTCTTCTTGGATCGCTCTCTTTTCTTGGCAAGGTACTTTGAATAATTGAACTACACTTCGCATCAAGGATGACAGTTTTGGGCTCGGTGTATTTTTTCTTCTTAGTGAGGAGATCTTTCATGAACTTAGCATACTTCGGCATTTGCTCCAAAGCTTCCGAAAAAGGAATGTTGATTTGCAATTGTCGAAATATATCCATGAACTGAGTATAAAGCCTTTCGTTATCCTTCCTTGTAAGAGCATGAGGATACGGTAAGTTACGCACCGGTGGACTCACTCCTTTCTTCCTCTCATCTTGGATTTTTTGTCttcttctctctatttttttctttttctaactattctttctcaattttctccttttcaactaaaacttcctcatttttatttttttctacctcactttctttttcaatcctCTCCTCGTCATCAACCTCCTTTTCAAACTCACTCTCAACTACTCTCCCACTCCTCGTTACAACATATTTACAATGCTCCTTCGGATTCGGTTGAGTATTAGCTGAAAATGATGGTCCAGTTTGCTTTTCCGCTAATTGCTTAGCTAATTTCCCCACTTGAGTCTCAAGATTCTTAATCGTTACTTCATTACTTTTTTTGTTTGCCATTGAagcttgcatgaattgattcaatgTCTCTTCCAACTTTGAAGGCTTCTCTTGAGGAGGTGGTTGTTGATAAGGATTTTTCCTATTGAAATTCTCCGTTCTCCACCCCTGACCATATGGTTCATCATTTTGCCTTTGTTGATACCCCCTTGGTTTTGATAAGGAGCTTGTCGTTGTGGGTAGCCTCATTGATTTTGATTACCCATGTAATTCGCCTCTGCATTAATTGATGGACAATACCTAGTAGGATGCTCTCCACTACAAAATTCACATTGagcaacttgtttgttcttgttggGGAGCTCTTGGAATTCTTTAAGTTTTTGGGGAAGTCTTGCcattctgaagaagaagaagaatgaaaagTTCGAGTTGGCAAACAAATGTGATGAGATTCACAGGATTACCAATCTTTTTTGCGACATTTCCCATTCTGACACGCACTGAGGCAGGGTGCCCATACACTTGTATTTAGAAGTCACCATTAAGGCAATGAACTATGTACCCGTCTATGAGAAAACTAAGGTTGAACATTTGGTATACTTCGTGAGCAAGGTATTTGAGGGAGCCAAGGCCATGTATCAAAAAAATCGAGAGATTGGCATTTGTGGTCGTGATTACTGCAAGGGGACTCAAACCATGTTTCTAAAGGCATCATGTGATAGTCAAAACCAATTATCTCATCTGTCAAATCCTGAAAAATCCAGATCTGAAAGGTAGAATGGTGTCTTGTTCAGTTGAGATATCCATATACGATATCCACTTTGTATTTAGGGGAAGTATAATATCAGCGGAGTTGAGTTCACCTATGGGCGATGAGGTACCCTACGTATGGACATTGTTCATGACGACTCTTGATTTTGTTTCGGTGTTGCCTTGTGATCGTGATTTCTTCATTGATTCGTGATTGTGATTTCATCGTTGATTTCTGATTCTGTGTTGCTTTGTGATCGAGCTTTTATTTTGCGATAGCATTTGGTGTTGCAGTTTGTTTCTGGGGCTATTCGGAGATTTCACGGTGAGGTTTGTGGATTTGTTCAACAATTGTATGTTAAATGGAAGAGATTATGGAGTCATTTGGACAGATATTtatatggcaccgttagagacAACCAATTTAGATGCATGGGAAACCAAATATGCTCAAATTATCACTTGGATTCTTGGTACTATTGATTCTTAGatgattaataatttgcgatCTTTTTCACTACTTAAGAAATGTAGAACTATTTAAAGCGTATTTACAATAAGGATAATGCGGCCAAACGTTTCTAGTTGGAGCTAGAGATAGCCAATTACAAACAAGATAATATGTCAGATCAAGAATATTATTCTAgttttttgaatttgtgaacAGAACGCTCTGCGATTATACATGctgatgttctcaagatttctctTGCAGATGTCCAAGAGGTCTACAACACTAGTAGGCGAGATCAAATTCTTATGAAACTTTGTCCAGATTTTGAAGTTGTCAGAGGTGCTTTGCTGAACTGGAATCATGTTCCTTCTTTAGATACATGTGTTGATTAACTTCTCAGAGAGAAACAACGTCTTGCTACTCAAGGAACCATGTctcatgaagttgttgtttgtgaGCCCATGGTGGTTGCATATGCTGCTCAGAGTAGAGGTAAAGGGCGTGGTATGAGACATGTTCAatgtttctcttgcaaacaatttggcCACATTTCCCGAAGTTGCAATAAAAAGTTCTGCAATTATTGCAAGCAGCAAGGTCATATTATATCTGATTGTCCCATACGTCCTCCACGACCAACACAATGTTCGGTGCCGACATTTCATGCAACCACAAATTCTACAACTGGTCCTTCCATTACTAGTTCATCTAATGGTGCAACTCTACAGCCTGGAATACcttcaacaaaaagtcatcttgtctcaacgatcttgtcaaaatactcctcaacaaaatggcatgGCAGAACGTAAGAATCGCCATTTGCTTGATATGACACGTGTCTTGCTTCTCCAAGCTTCTGTAGCATTCCGATTTTGGGTGGAGGCTCTTTCCACAGCTGTCTTCTTGATCAATCGTTTTTCTTTTACAGTTATTGATTTTGATACTCCTTTCtttcgtctttttaaaattcatCTTGATTATAGCGCTTTACATACTTTTGGGTGTGTGTGTTTTGTTCCATTTGAAAGGCACAAACTTGGAGCAAAGTCTTTTCAATGTGCATTTATGGGGTATAGTCACTCTCATAAGGGCTTTGTGTGTTATGATATCTCTAACCATTGTTTTTACATATATTGTAAATTAGCTAGTTTTCTATAATAGTTGGATAAATTAGACAATAGAATatttttcattataatttgtAATTACGTGTAATTACTgatactattatatatatatatatatatatatatatatatatatatatatatataatatagaaTGCAATAGAGAAAGGCATGAAGCCAATTTTCATGACATAGACAAAtccaataaaaaaatatagaattgaCGCGAGATCTACACTGTAGCGCAGGAGCCGTATATTACGAAGCACAAACTTCGACACAGATACTTGACACAACACTGACACGGTCGCGACATcacaacatataatatatttcTATTCATAAATATTTCTATTCAATCTATGTTCTATCTACCATCTTTAACAATCTTCCCTCATTGCTTATGTATCTAACTGTTCATTTTATTTGCATTGTTTGAACCACAAAAAATCCTCATACTGAATTCATAAATCCTAAGCATATTGGCCATTTGAATTTCTTAAATACAGAGCATATACATTGCACCTGTTCTTCTTTGACAACACACCTATGTTTAACACAAAGAGCTAACGAGGTTGTTCCACAATAAGCAACAGGTTCAAGAAAAGAGAATCAAATACTCACTTAAGTAGATACTTATCATTTCACAACTTGGTCATTTTATATAGGCCAAAATCAACATTTAAAGGCTAAATTAGGATCAATATTTCTTGCTGCAATCATTCCTCCAAGCACTTTAGTTGTAAAATAAGTTCAAATAAATTCCTCCAAATGCACCTTTAATCATTGATTGGCATTACCATAATAACATTCTATCGCGCCTCGAATAATGTCACAGAAGCTTCATTTTGTGAACAATCTCCATAACTTATTGAAGAAGATTCTACCTGAATTGGATGATGAGTTGTTCCAGCATAGAACCCCGGTTGGCTAGGTTCCGGCAACAGTTTTTCGCCATTCAACATTAAGACCACAGATGACATGTTAGGTCTTTGTTCTGGTATCTGTTGCACACACAGTAGACCAACATGAATACATTTCAATATGTCACATGGAATGGTTGTACTTGTACCATGGAATATGTCATCCATTAGCTCTTGTGCCTTTGCTTCATTCCATGGTCTCCATGCCTGAAATCAATGTTGCAAATGTTTTCTTGTTGTAAAACTGTTGGTATTAGATGATGGCAGCAAGAAATATTgatcctaatttaaataaactTTAAACTTACATGACCAAGAAGATTAAGATGACGATGAGGGTCATAAAAATTCCGAATCTTTCTCCCACTAATTACCTCTATAACAATTACACTAAAACTAAAAACatctgattttattgaaaatgatcCGTGCACCGCATATTCAGGAGGCATATAACCACTGGAGCATAACCGTGAAATTAGAAAACTAATGTTAAAACGAATTGCAACATAGTGGAACCATATAGCTCAAAGAGGAACTTACTATGTTCCCATCAATCGATTTGTATTGGACTCGTCTAGATCGCCTCTGAATGTTCTAGCTAGACCGAAATCTGATATTTTTGGATTCATATCATTATCAAGAAGAATATTACTTGTTTTCAAGTCTCTATGGATGATTCTTAATCTTGAGTCTTGATGAAGATATAGCACCCCTCGAGCAATCCCGTCAATAATTTGGAACCGTTTTGTCAGATCTAATTGTTTCTTTCTAGTTGAATCTAAAAAATTCCAGTTTTAAAGTCAGTAATCAGTATGGCCACTACATAATAGCAAGGAATAAAATGAACCATAATTTGCATATGTgtgtcaataattcttggcttcatacttttctcattattatttctcgtatatataaaggttacagggctatatcggtaattacactaaataaatacatttaaactaattcctattcacatcccccctcaaattgatgctgcttgtcaatgagcatcaattttctaacaagaaa from Vicia villosa cultivar HV-30 ecotype Madison, WI linkage group LG4, Vvil1.0, whole genome shotgun sequence encodes the following:
- the LOC131596010 gene encoding G-type lectin S-receptor-like serine/threonine-protein kinase SD1-1; amino-acid sequence: MLKIFHRKYKREKEDVQLSTIFDFSLISNATNHFSESNKLGQGGFGPVYKGILEDELEIAVKRLLKTCEHGEEQFKNEVMLMAKLQHRNLVKLLGCSIHQEEKLLIYEFMPNRSLDYFIFDSTRKKQLDLTKRFQIIDGIARGVLYLHQDSRLRIIHRDLKTSNILLDNDMNPKISDFGLARTFRGDLDESNTNRLMGTYGYMPPEYAVHGSFSIKSDVFSFSVIVIEVISGRKIRNFYDPHRHLNLLGHAWRPWNEAKAQELMDDIFHGTSTTIPCDILKCIHVGLLCVQQIPEQRPNMSSVVLMLNGEKLLPEPSQPGFYAGTTHHPIQVESSSISYGDCSQNEASVTLFEAR
- the LOC131598342 gene encoding uncharacterized protein LOC131598342 translates to MRLPTTTSSLSKPRGYQQRQNDEPYGQGWRTENFNRKNPYQQPPPQEKPSKLEETLNQFMQASMANKKSNEVTIKNLETQVGKLAKQLAEKQTGPSFSANTQPNPKEHCKYVVTRSGRVVESEFEKEVDDEERIEKESEFMDIFRQLQINIPFSEALEQMPKYAKFMKDLLTKKKKYTEPKTVILDAKCSSIIQSTLPRKESDPRRVTLPVTIGDIHVGIGFVDLGSSINLIPLSIVKRLGIFYLKATRMTLQLADKSTTRPYGVAEDLIVKVDKFLFPVDFVVIDTKEDINTHLILGRPFMKTARMMIDIDDVLMKLRFQDEEVCFDLFEAMKHPKDKGDCFRIDSTEEVIMQVQSQVHLFNPFEKTLTEALEVLNEDEENEIEECLRDLDVSEEINPFEAKMEELKDEPKVDDTKLELKMLPSHLKYAFLEEGGKKLVIISGSLSSKEEEKLIHVLKDNKEAIGWVLSDLKEISLTYCMLKIMVEEDFKLVAQPQRCLNPTMK